From the Salarias fasciatus chromosome 5, fSalaFa1.1, whole genome shotgun sequence genome, the window CAACCATCACATTTAATCTAATGGTGTTTAAATACGAACGTCTGAATCCACCACATCAGAGCAGCGTCATGCTGGGAAGCCACTCACTCCGTAATTAAACTTTTACATGTTTTAGGTCTCCTCGCTGCTTTTGTTAGAAAATTATCCCAGCGAGCTTTTGCCACATAAAAGACCGCGTTGCCGAATGCTCTGTCGCTGTGATGTGTCactctctgcagctggagaaTTTGGTTTACTACAACCGCCTGAAGCACTCTAAAATAGTCATCAGTGACTTCCATCTCGCCAAGCTGGAGAACGGACTCATCAAAGACCCCTGTGGGACACCGGAGTATCTGGGTGAGAATACTGAATTCACCACGGGGCAGATTAGGACTGTTGTTTGCCATTTCCATGCTATAAATGAGGCTTTTGTTTACTGGTGCAGCTCCGGAGGTGGTGGGCAGGCAGCGATATGGCAGGCCGGTGGACTGCTGGGCCACAGGCGTCATCATGTACATACTGTAAGTCAGAAACACTTAGATTATTTGTTTAGACACGGTTTCTGAAACTGCAGATGTGGATTGCTGACTGCTGAtgtttcttttatcttttctctttctttcttccttgcTGCAGGCTGTCAGGAAACCCTCCTTTCTACGATGAAACCGATGACGACGATTACGAAAACCACGACAAGAACCTGTTCAGAAAGATCCTGGCGGGCGATTACGAGTTCGACTCTCCTTACTGGGACGAGATCTCTGATTCAGGTGCTTTTAGAATAAAGTTTACGCTGAGAAGAAACACTCTGACAGCTTCTCGggtaaacatttcagtttcctCCCTATTCTTACCTCGGGAGCGTTCAAACACACGTCAAACTTTTGCTCCAATCCGTCAGGGGAATAAACCCCTTTTTGTTGACTTTCCCCTCCTGTGtgattttcctctgacagcCAAGACTCTGGTTGCTCGTTTGATGGAGGTGGATCAAGACCAGAGACTGACAGCTCAGGAGGCTATCAACCATGAATGGTAGGCGGCGAGCTTTGATGGGCTGTGAGGGCCGTTTAAATCAGAGCAATCACACCGTATTAAAAAATAACGCTGACTTTGTCTcttatttgaattatattatCACATTTAAATGTTGCAAAAGGTCAGTTTACTCCAACATGCAAATGAATGCTTTTCAGACTTGTATTTAGCAGCAGAGGCAGTCTGGTTGCTTTGTGTCTGAACTTTATTAAACAAATGCTGGCTTTTAGAGACTTTGATACAGAGATTTGCGAGTCCCAGATGATGCGTGTTTGTTTCAGTGATCCTGTGACATTTGCTTTGATGCCACCAGCCAATTGACATTTCTAAACCGTGTTGACAAGTTCTCACAAATACAGATAGACTGATTGTCCCCGAGGAGTCTTTTGACTTTGAAATTTGGCTTTTgatcacatttacacacattccCATAATGTTCATTCTTTGCTTCGTTTTATAAATGTGAGCGGTTATTCAttgcttttcagttttattttgacagcTGGCACCACTGAGTTagtaagaaagaaaacaaagtttgaagaaataaatggtgaaatttaaaaacaattcCAAGCATCAATTCAAaaagttctggaaaaaaaagtaaataaaatgaacaacGAATTGAGTGGCTGAAAACTTTGTATTTCGCTgatttgttattgttttaatcATTCTGTTCCACAGGATCTCCGGTGGTGCAGCTTCAGATAAGAAtatcaaagaaaatgtttgtgcACAGATAGAGAAGAATTTTGCAAGAGCAAAATGGAAGGTAAGTGCaatagttttctctttttgggaAAAGTTTTTCAGTCGATACACTTGTCTTGAAGCAGGAAGTGCATCAAAGGTGGGTCTGCACTGCTTCAGACAGAAGATTAGCATAGTAAGAGGCTAATGCTATTGAAGTGAATGGATGACCGTTCAGGTTGTAGCGTTTATTTGAGTTCAGGTTGCTCCTTCACACCTACAGAAAGCCGTGCGGGTCACCACCATCATGAAGAGACTGAGAGCTCCTGAGCAGAGCGAATCGAGGGCCAACAACCCGGCAGCTGGCGCCGGCGCCCCCGCGGACCCTGCAGCTCCCCAGGCGGCCGGTGACCCGGCCGCCCCTGCATCTGCCGCTGCGCCCGAGGTCACTCCCGCCACCGCGGCAGAGCTCCCCGCCGGAGCCGAGACCGGCCGACCCACGCCGGAGGCcgagggggcggcggcggcggccccggcCGAAGAGCCGCAGCCACAGGCGAGTCCGGCGCCGCAAGCGGCCGAGCTCACGTCGCGGTGCAACGGGGAAGCTTCCACCActcttcaaacagctgctgaggcCGGGGACGAGCAGGGTTAAACGGCTCATTCCCCCACCAACACTCAAACTCCCACATCCATCCCCGTGTGACCTCTGCAGTCCCCACCGACTCCTGCACACTGTACATTAGCTGCTAGCATggtgacactgactctgcttcTCTTTCACATGCAGCATTAGAATCATCTCATGGAGGCTCTGCGCTACCTTTTCCTGAGTGCTGCATCGTACCGGCGGTCTCTCACATGTAGGgacgttttcttttttggtgattagtttgtttttcactgatccccccccccagttTGCTTCAGTTTATTGAAACCACGTCTGTTCTCTCACTTGAAGTTTAAGAGTAAAATGCATTGGCTGGCGTGGCGCGGCTCACAGCAGAAGTCTTTTTGCTGATGCCTCTTGCGGTGATAAGAGAATATGAACAGGCATAATTGTgctgaaaacactttgattCCTTTTTAATGAGCCACCTTGGGAAGCTCCTCCCTGCCACCCCCCTACAACTGCTGTATTTGTTCTTAGAACCAGTTGAGTTTCCCCCCTGAAATCTTGAACTTACTATAATCCCTGATATTTAGAAAGTGCTGGTCCTCGCACAAGAAGACGGCCACATACATTCCCCTTGACGTGGGAAATCTAACCAGTTTGTCTGCATTGAACGATGCTGAGATTAGTGGCTGGCAGTCATCGGAGTTTATCTTTAATGAGGCAGCTTCACACATAAGCACACATTCAGACACCATGTTCCTTTTGCTTGGTTTCTGCTCAGGAAAAGAACCTCATAGCTGTAAGTGTAAAGATTGTGTACATAGAGACCTTTGTAGAAGTAGCCAAAACAGCATGCATTCTCACTTTTCGCTCTTCACTTCACATTCACTCCCACTTGGTGGATGAAGACGCGCCGACCTCGTCTTATCGCCGGGCGCAGCTCTCTCGCCGCGAGTCACGTCGAGGCCTAATGTTCTCTTCAAAAGCGTACTTTGCATTGTGGCGTCCGCCACGTCTCCTCATTCAGCGCATCGGCTGCACAGTTTCCGTTACATAGCATTTCTATGCATTCAAGTttatttgttgcttttattttctcatctttatcccacactttttttatttgcgAGCGGCCATTCTCTCTGTGTTGTATACTGTCATGTATAAATATTTAGTTAAAGCTGTAAAAAGCTAAATGTGCATTAACTAACGTGTTATTATCATCCCAGATAGCTTTCTTGACTTGTATcgtacaaaaacaaaatgtatcaAGCAGATGTTTGGAATTTTCTaacttatttattatttatttagaatatttagtttccatgtttgttttgcactATTTTTTTAGAGCTATTTATTATATTGGTTTCCAGTTTATACTTGATCGACAGTAATAATCTCTTCTCGTCACTGGTCCCCTCGAGCATTAATAATGAGCTACATACGGAGATCTCTGTAAACACTTTAAAGGAAATTGAGCAATACGTCCGACTGGCTGCAGAAACTGTGATTCCTGGTGTCCTTTCACTACAGTCCACGTACCTGTGAGTAGATGTCTGTAATCCCTGCCAGCTGTGTCCGGCCCGTCGCGgtccctgacacacacacacacacacacacacacacagagacgcacacacacacggctgctgTCAAACGACTTTCAGACGGCTGAATTCAGTTGTGAGACCTGTCCTGACTCGTGCACGGCctttttgtctcattttactCAACTTTTTTTCCAATCTGTGAAAAAATGCATTTCGAGTAAAATTAGGCGAAAAGCGATACAATTTATTATAACAGAATCTCAAGTCTTCTTTTGTTGTTCTAGTCTTCTTATtctacatgtttttttaatttgtgcttTGATAGATTAGCCAGCACATTTTTTCTATCATGATCATTTTCTGACAAGATGCCTAAATCAGAAGAAtaagggattttcttttttttcttaatgtgaATAGATTCTCTCATGTTGTTTGTTCTATTTGTTTAGATGGCAAATGAATACTGTTTAAATACTGTCACACACTTTGAAGCAATgctttcccccctcctccagtcCATTTCTCACTGTATTTAGTACTCCATGTCTGTTGATTTTTGCCCATGCACTTAGAGGTGTATTCGTAGATGTGACGTTTGCCAGGACCAGTGGTCACCTGTAGGTCCTGTCCTGCATTTGTGAGCTCTGTAACCGTACTCCTTGACTGAGTTGATGACTTTGATGGGAATAAAGTTCTATTCATCCGTTGGTTCGCGTGCCATCCGCTCTCATTTCTCCTCCAAGTAGGCAGTCGGCGGACAGACGTGCGTAGCGTCGCTCTATCCGGAAATGATTTTGAGAGAATGTGGGAAACAGCCTGTGTCATTACACTCTGCTTCTCCCCCGAACCCGGAGGAGAGCATCTGTGCTACACACACTCAATTAGCACAAGCTTAGCACCCCTCCTTGTGGGCTGTGAACTGGAGGTTCAAAAAATTCCCAGCAGTGGCTTTTGGTGACACTTTCCAGGATCCCACCAGAATAATAATGCAGAGATTCTACTTTCTCTGCCCTCTGGGGTTTACATTAGCTTCCTCTCgggagcttttcttttctttaatgccCGATCGTACTCAGCCATCGATACAGCCATCGAGGCCCTGGAGGATCCTATCTCCAGCTCCGTGTCATTGGAGGACTTCATTAAGAGAGCCGGGCTCAGAGAAGTGCCGGTTTCCCCGTTTCCCACATCAGATGAAAGACCACTGATAAGTCTGTCCTTGCCGAGAGGAAAAGCGAATTTTACAAGGAATACCAAAACATTTTGTCTTACATGTTACTCAAGGCGGGAGCTGAAACAGCAAAAGGCAAATCATGAAAGTAAAATGCAAGAAAATAATAGAGAGCAAAAACGAGTCCACACAACTGGGAAGCTTCCCACGGCTCTTCCCGGACTGCACGGTGCTTCCATTCTTCACGATCGGGATCTGCTTCATCATTCTGAGCATGCAATTATGGCAGTGATCAGTGGGTGCGGACTGCATGGATACACTCTCATGCTGGGATTAAAAAGCAGTCAATCACAGCAACATATCATACTGTGCACCTCCACGGTGGCGCACACATTCACTGAATGCTGCAGTCGTAATTATCTGTGGAAAGTCAGAGGTGAATAATAATCCACCCTCACGCTCACCGAAACATGTCACTATCTCAAAAACATGGATGTTAAAATGATAGGATCATCGTGTTAGAACCTCCCAAAATAAATGATCCATGGTCCAATAAAAGGGgaataaagtgaaattcatAGCTGAAGTCTTAATATATGATAAATATATGGGCTTGAATATTTTAGTGTATGGATTTTCACAAGTTTTGACGCTAATGTACTGATCTACCAGGGTCATCTCTGTATGAGAGCAACACACACTTTTCAGCatggaaaaataatttaaaaaatcacATTTGACATATTTTATGAGAAAGACTTCAAAGAGGCTGGTGTCAACAGTCTTGTATTTTGGTTGAAGGCAGATCTGAGATATCACTTTTCCattaaataaaccaaaaaaaatcaatctggGGAAAAAGATTGAAGATATGCAAAATACTGAATGTAATCCATACACAACTTCAGCAAGTGGAGAGCTACAaactgtgcgtgcgtgtgtgcgtgcgcgtcaAAAATAACAATTACtggaaatgcagtgtttttattAGCTGCTAACACTGAAGTCAGAGACGCGCCCCTCTGAGTCCAGCGCGTGGTGTGGTGAGAGGAAAGAGCagactgccccctgctggacatgTCTAGAACTGCAACTCtataaatattaatataacttGCAGCAAGAAACTTGGCCTTCTTATAGACACAGCAACTACAGCTGGCTACAGCAGCAAAGAGGGAGAAATGTGAAACTGAACGTAACATGTAGATTCTAATCACGTGCTCATGTCAGAGTTTGCAGAACCGAACAAACCGGTTAAAAATGACACTACCAAACAACAGAAGCAGAACAATTCCAGCAACAGTTCAGTCAGACGCTGGAATACGAAAAGGGTGATAATAAGTATTGTTATCTCCTCCTGCACTTATGCACTTTTAGAGACAATTTTAATATTCAGAATTTCACACTCTGATAAAAATTTAATGTTCTGTGACCCGACCCTCCACTGTaagattgttttgttgttgttgtttcaagATTTACGTAATTTGCAATCTATTCACAAGCACATTGTGCTCCAGTTCACACTGCACAATTTATAAATCATTTCCCACATTGTGATGTATTTTAATACACCAGTGAAGACAGAAGTCACATTTTCACTCAGTTTGAGCGGTTACACAGTGGTTAGCATACTGGGCTCACATCAATGAGGTTTGACTCTTGGCTACCAGATCAATTCCAGGTTTGGGggacttgtgtgtgtttgcaggttcTGCTTCTGCATACATGAATTTCTTCCAATTGTCAAAGAAAATGCATTCGAGGTaagtgtgtgtatctgtgtgtttggacaAGAGAACTGCAGATTTTGCCCTACCTATTGTTACGATCTTATATTTTATGCAGGATTTGATAAGGGGTGGGAGGACGGAAATGTCTGCACTGCTTAAATAGTACTCTATTCATACTCTCTTCTTaacattttttcaaacaaatgtcaGGGTGCCAAGTCCGAACCCAGCTGAGTGACGGCTGAGTACACTCTGGACAGGACAGGCGTCCATCACGGgataaacagagacagacagactcgCATTCACTCCAACTGGGAATTTAGATGCATCAGTTaacaacaaacatgttttttgaactgtgataggaaaaaagagaaaatctacacaagcacagggagaacatacaaactccacacagaacccTCTGAGTGGTATTTCAACCTATGACCTTCTGGCTGTGAGGAGAGAGCACCAACCACTGCATGTGGCTTTCAGTTCAATTCTTGCATATAAAAATTCTCTGAAGCACAGTTCGAGGAGCTAAAGAGAAGATGTGGATACTGAAAAGAGGTTTCAAGAGATCGAGGGTGAAGTCAATagcaaatttttttttatgaagtgaGGTATATTATCTGAAGAAAGTTGTGAGACTATAAAAAGACATCAAACAGTACTGTTTTACTtggatatattaaaaaaaaaacattcatacaGTCTGAATATCTTCAGTTTGGTTCTTGTATATTAATGCTTACTCATGGTGAAGCTTCAGCTGTTGATTTCTACACTTTGTGACAATATTGTGAGTCTGTAGCAGcagggagacactgaaaacacacagaccagGTCCTCCAGGAGCTGAGCTGGAGACGCTTGTTAACATCATGCACTGCTGCTGGGAGCAGGACTCCTGTGGTGATGggaaagaaacagcagagagcagtgtTGCTCCCTCTTTTCCCTGTTGAACTCTGGGTTGAATAACAGCCATCCCACTCTGTCCCTGGAGCCTCTTCTGCATGCCGTTACTTCATGTCTGACAACATGAGAGCTGGAAGTTTATCATGGCTACAGCGGAGAGTGATGCACAAGATAAAGAATGTAAGGAGCTAAACTCAAACCTAGATCAGGATGAGATGCAGGACAAACTTTGAAATTAGTGTCAGTTCATCGTTTCTTCCCTGACTGCGGTTTGTAACAGTTTTCCAAGTCTCCAGGTCTCTAGAGGGATGCCAGAGAACAATGACTGAGGTTCATGTCAAACTCCTGCCTCTTCCGTCTGTGCTCCAACAAAGCAGTCAGTGTCCGACGGCTGGCACTGCGAGAGAGACGGAGCAGAGAGCcaccgagctgctgctcctgagcCGCCAGATCACACTCGGCGATAAGACTCAGCCGAATTCCTCATCTGAGATGTCAATTGAATGGCGCTAGTGATGCCAGGCTTGCTCATGTGGAGATAAATCTCTTCAGGAGCAGATTTCTCTTGTGCTGTGAAGAATGAGCCAGAAATGTAGGCCcgttttttcacattttcagaatgtGGGTGAGTTTTGTGGTTTGGTCTGAGGTGACGAGCTGTGATGACACAGATATGATTCCAGCGTGGGGGAAACTGACCCTGTCCTCTATTCAGGACTGCTTGTCTCCCATCTGAGTCgcctctgctctactctgcAAGGATCAGATAAGCGGCGGGAACAGAGGTCTTTCTATGGGACGTAAACGACGGGAaacagactcctccaaagcccAAATGTCATCTGATGCTCTGAATGTCTTGCGATGGCTTCCAACTATGACATCTTGCCTGTCGTGTCCCGAGACAAACCGAAGCAGGGATCAAAAGGTGTCTGCAGACATGCTCTCATCCTCACATTATAAAGAAACAGGGTGACTGAGGCTGCACTGAGCAGATAAGTGCAGCTTTATAACCTGCCTGTATGTCCCACTCGAAGGAAGATAGcagaggtaaacaaacaaagtttgaaaagttacagtcaagaaatacaacaaaactccaaacattttctATCTTTCATTCATGCAGGTGAAAATCCAAATGCCACGTCTTCAGCGtcatttcctctgctgctgcgtcCTTCATTATTGACCTCTCATGAATTATAAGCTGGTGGAGTTTCTCTGGAAGGACCGGGAACATGAAACCAGCATGACTTATTTACATCCCGCGCTGTTATGGCATCCTGTACAAGGAAAACAACTCGGCTTGAAGGTGCAATGAGCAAGACCCTTCACATGAAGGGGAAATAAGACAGAAAATCAGTAGTAACTTCATACGACTGTGAGTTGTATCAGCTACGCCTCCTGATTTGTTTGCAATTTTATAAATTGTGACATCTGCTGAGCGACCGTGTTCTTTACCGCAGAATTTCAGGCCTAATGTATTTTATTCCTCTTAGTGGCTGAGAGACCGTCTTAAAGTTGGACCAGCATGAAGCAAAATTCATAGCTGAATCCTGTGATTTTACAAGAGGTTTACGCCTACTTCTTTTTTTACAGATTCATTGCttatttaaacatttgtttCCAAAGCGTATCAAAAAGAATTTTTCTGAGTGTTCACCTCTCACTTCTTTCATGTTCTGAACACAagatttattgattcattttcttCTCACACTTCTCACCTTCTTTCTGATGTTCCACTACTTTCCTTTCTCCAGCtgcccttttctctctctctctccatggcGTTTTGTTGTGAGCGCATATGAGTAATCACAGGTCAGACCCACCATTAAAGCTTTAATGAGGTGGAGAAAGTTCAGTAGTTTCTACTGACGCTGCGAGGAAATGACAACAAGCACGTTCCCCTGCGCTGCTTCGGACCACAGTCCCTCTTCTTGAACTTCCTTCACCTCCGACATGATGGAAGGATTGGAGCTGACTAATGGCTCGGAAGAGGCACGGATAATAATTAAAAACTACTATTAAAAACACTACAGATTctaagagaaagagaaaatttGTGACATTTAAAAGGTCTGAATGTCCAGAAGAAACACTTCATTATGAAGTatatgaggtgtgtgtgtgtgtgtgtgtacttggtAAAGGAGTATTTTTCTGTCCATAAATATTTTCAATCTATTTCAACATCACCATTTTATCAGATAAATTAATATGAAATTAAGCTCAATTTAAAAGACTCACTCATGGAATAGGAATTCATGTTTGAGCAAATGGGAGTGAATCATTGAACataatgctttttctttttctgatatGTCATACTGctataatatatacatatatatatatatatatatatatatatatatatatatatatatatatatatatatatacatatatatatatatatatatatatatatatatatatatatatatatatatatatatatatatatatatatatatatatatatatacatacatacattatATATATGTAGTTCCTTTAAATCCTCAGCAATAAAGAcagaacattgttttcaaaatttgaaATGGGGCCTTTTGAGAGCAAAGTAAATGAGGTTCCTACCATGAAATGTAAAACAGGTAGAGGTGGCAGCAAAAGTGCAAAAAGCGATATGCATAAATTTAAATTGTGAGTAAGGTTGAAGTACTGATTTTAATGGTTGGCTTCAGTTAAACAGTAGCTACTCATTAATTtacaaaagctaaaaaagttgaatttttttaacTGTGTGACAATG encodes:
- the LOC115387990 gene encoding caM kinase-like vesicle-associated protein encodes the protein MPFGCITIGEKKDYHNPSDVTDKYDLGQIVKSEEFCEIFRAKDKTTMKMYTCKKFLKKDGRKVRKAAKNEILILKMVKHPNILQLVDVFETKKEYFLFLELATGREVFDWILDQGYYSERDTSNVVRQVLEAVAYLHSLHIVHRNLKLENLVYYNRLKHSKIVISDFHLAKLENGLIKDPCGTPEYLAPEVVGRQRYGRPVDCWATGVIMYILLSGNPPFYDETDDDDYENHDKNLFRKILAGDYEFDSPYWDEISDSAKTLVARLMEVDQDQRLTAQEAINHEWISGGAASDKNIKENVCAQIEKNFARAKWKKAVRVTTIMKRLRAPEQSESRANNPAAGAGAPADPAAPQAAGDPAAPASAAAPEVTPATAAELPAGAETGRPTPEAEGAAAAAPAEEPQPQASPAPQAAELTSRCNGEASTTLQTAAEAGDEQG